From Tepidisphaeraceae bacterium, a single genomic window includes:
- a CDS encoding lamin tail domain-containing protein: MKKSQLFAAVAAMALVSVSLTSTGHASIVVTEVHPSGSGLSSYGSDWFELTNTGSSAVDIAGWAVDDSSASFLTARALRGVTSLPAGSSAVFMESNADGTNDPTKIADFLDAWFGSNVPAGFLIGAYGGAGIGLSTGGDAINIFDGSGTVITSVEFGASTDRVTFDNAAGATGLISTLSEIGVNGAFASLTDGEIGSPGVIAAVPEPTTLGLLAVGGLMALRRRRV, from the coding sequence ATGAAGAAGTCACAACTGTTTGCCGCCGTTGCGGCCATGGCCCTTGTGAGCGTCAGCCTGACGTCGACCGGGCACGCGAGTATCGTCGTAACGGAGGTTCACCCCTCCGGCAGCGGTTTAAGCTCGTACGGTTCCGATTGGTTCGAACTGACGAACACCGGGTCGTCGGCCGTCGACATCGCCGGCTGGGCCGTGGACGACAGTTCGGCCAGCTTCTTGACGGCCCGCGCGCTTCGCGGTGTGACGAGCCTGCCCGCGGGATCGTCGGCGGTGTTCATGGAATCGAACGCCGACGGCACCAACGATCCGACCAAGATTGCCGACTTTCTGGATGCTTGGTTCGGCTCGAACGTGCCAGCCGGCTTTCTGATAGGCGCCTACGGTGGCGCGGGCATTGGCCTGAGCACGGGTGGCGATGCCATCAACATTTTTGATGGAAGCGGGACGGTCATCACCAGCGTTGAATTCGGCGCCTCGACGGACCGCGTCACGTTCGACAACGCTGCGGGCGCGACGGGGCTGATTTCGACGCTGAGCGAGATCGGCGTGAACGGCGCATTCGCGTCGCTCACGGACGGCGAGATCGGTTCGCCCGGCGTCATCGCCGCCGTTCCGGAGCCGACGACCCTCGGATTGCTGGCCGTGGGCGGATTGATGGCGCTGCGCCGTCGTCGCGTTTAG
- a CDS encoding DUF1559 domain-containing protein produces the protein MQKNRRGFTLVELLVVIGIIALLLGILLPSLGKARESAREVQCASNLRQWGLGFTMYVDANKGTMPSDGPEDGNSNGNRITGPDLRGWDSDGLWFNAVPPLLNGKSYNQMYADHIAGTTRLPLDGDNSIFVCPVASTAVNRTSSPATNVNNGYFTMYGRTAASSAGQARDTFICYVLNSKMSDGTPGLKMARLRPASEFVLMLEKRMRGGEVNASDDAYYQSQGGDADRLTSRDLNRIKGDYQRFTTRHRKSRGGNMLFADGHVQFVSHKDATTAGVFDETMNRPGFLRWSLSDADAAP, from the coding sequence ATGCAGAAGAATCGTCGTGGCTTCACGTTGGTCGAACTGCTCGTAGTGATTGGAATTATCGCTCTGCTACTGGGGATTTTGTTGCCGTCGCTCGGGAAAGCGCGTGAGTCTGCACGCGAGGTGCAGTGCGCCAGCAACCTGCGCCAGTGGGGCCTGGGCTTCACGATGTACGTGGACGCCAACAAGGGCACGATGCCAAGCGATGGCCCAGAAGATGGCAACAGCAACGGCAACCGCATCACCGGTCCAGACCTACGCGGCTGGGACTCGGACGGGCTATGGTTCAACGCCGTCCCACCTCTGCTGAACGGCAAGAGCTACAACCAGATGTACGCCGATCACATCGCGGGAACCACGCGACTGCCACTCGACGGCGACAACAGCATCTTCGTCTGCCCGGTCGCCAGCACCGCCGTCAACCGCACCAGCAGCCCGGCGACCAACGTGAACAACGGCTACTTCACGATGTACGGCCGCACCGCCGCCTCAAGTGCGGGGCAGGCGCGCGACACGTTCATCTGCTACGTGCTTAACTCGAAGATGTCCGACGGCACCCCCGGCCTGAAGATGGCTCGGCTGCGGCCCGCATCGGAGTTCGTGCTGATGCTCGAGAAGCGCATGCGCGGCGGTGAGGTGAACGCGTCCGACGATGCCTATTACCAGTCACAGGGTGGCGACGCGGACCGGCTCACCAGCCGTGACCTGAACCGCATCAAGGGCGACTACCAGCGCTTCACCACGCGCCACCGCAAATCGCGGGGCGGGAATATGCTGTTCGCCGACGGACACGTGCAGTTCGTGTCCCACAAGGACGCGACGACCGCGGGGGTATTCGACGAGACCATGAACCGCCCGGGCTTCCTGCGCTGGTCGCTCAGCGATGCCGATGCAGCGCCCTGA
- a CDS encoding DUF2252 family protein, with protein sequence MSVVLGAAIGGSSAVALGQQQSDPYAVLRDAWSPYVQAGDPYGFPMKVAAITESKYKFWRGTKDLYYRWAKQHTTDWLADDAAYVICHGDLHPGNIGTYAVEPGKLAFGWVDFDDSARLPFQLELLHGLISLNLVAETNGMTLAAADRAKVTEAMLGRYREALTSEAKSAAADLAGNVQVRKMLAKERKPFDGARKELLDDTNRFHATITSKSSKVKEVLQDASEQADAIAAALAAAIDESPDLKAQFRLRGTEEVRAAMKGVVLRSRVGSSGSQGLRKCYVLLANPLTGIDGDAVVYLKQQIPSAAERAGVVPLDERTPAQRCVANMQAALDTQPWVCGTMDVNGASYWISLREPWSDELDTEDVGNLAELLEMAEIWGAVTGAAHRRTTTDATAIAGRLTPDLVRTLDARALEYNRQLKADFATVTADARAGADIEQVRKALTAAGKTPAN encoded by the coding sequence ATGAGCGTCGTGCTAGGCGCGGCGATCGGTGGGTCGTCGGCGGTTGCCTTGGGCCAGCAGCAGAGCGATCCGTACGCCGTGCTGCGCGACGCATGGTCGCCGTACGTGCAGGCGGGCGATCCGTACGGCTTCCCGATGAAGGTCGCCGCGATCACCGAGTCGAAGTACAAGTTCTGGCGGGGGACGAAGGACCTCTACTACCGCTGGGCCAAACAGCACACCACCGACTGGCTGGCCGACGATGCCGCGTACGTCATCTGTCACGGCGACCTGCACCCGGGCAACATCGGAACCTACGCCGTGGAACCGGGCAAGCTGGCGTTCGGTTGGGTGGATTTCGACGACAGCGCCCGCCTGCCGTTTCAATTGGAACTGCTGCACGGGCTGATCAGCCTGAACCTTGTCGCGGAAACGAACGGCATGACGCTGGCGGCCGCCGACCGCGCCAAGGTGACCGAGGCGATGCTCGGCCGCTATCGAGAGGCATTAACGTCTGAAGCTAAGTCGGCGGCGGCCGATCTCGCGGGGAACGTACAGGTCCGCAAGATGCTGGCGAAGGAACGAAAGCCATTCGACGGCGCACGGAAGGAACTGCTGGATGACACGAACCGGTTCCACGCAACCATCACGAGCAAGTCGAGCAAGGTCAAAGAGGTGTTGCAGGACGCCAGCGAGCAGGCCGACGCGATCGCCGCGGCGCTTGCAGCGGCCATCGACGAATCGCCGGACCTGAAGGCGCAGTTCCGCCTTCGCGGGACGGAAGAAGTGCGCGCGGCAATGAAGGGCGTCGTGCTGCGGTCGCGCGTGGGGTCGTCCGGTAGCCAAGGGTTGCGAAAGTGTTACGTGTTGCTGGCCAATCCGCTGACCGGCATCGATGGCGACGCCGTCGTCTACCTGAAGCAACAGATCCCCAGCGCCGCCGAGCGGGCAGGCGTCGTTCCACTGGACGAGCGCACGCCAGCCCAGCGATGCGTGGCGAACATGCAGGCGGCGCTGGACACGCAACCGTGGGTGTGCGGCACGATGGACGTGAACGGCGCATCCTACTGGATCAGCCTGCGCGAGCCCTGGAGCGACGAACTGGACACCGAGGACGTGGGCAATCTTGCTGAACTACTGGAGATGGCAGAAATCTGGGGCGCTGTCACCGGCGCCGCTCACCGCCGCACGACCACTGACGCCACCGCGATTGCCGGTCGACTGACACCGGACCTCGTCCGCACGCTCGACGCGCGAGCCTTGGAATACAACCGGCAACTCAAAGCCGACTTCGCCACCGTCACTGCCGACGCGCGGGCGGGCGCCGACATCGAACAAGTACGTAAAGCACTAACCGCCGCGGGCAAGACGCCCGCGAATTGA